A DNA window from Streptomyces canus contains the following coding sequences:
- a CDS encoding sugar ABC transporter permease gives MSTTTAESSATVSPTAPAQTPGRIRRRGDKSLAGSLVSHGILIVASLIALFPILWLVFLSLGPDKDDYLHPGGIWKKMTFDNYSFVLQHTAFFDWLKSSLIVSLGTTVIGVLIAATTGYAVSRMRFPGYRKFMWVLLVTQMFPVAVLMVPMYQMLSDLQLIDSYLGLVLVYCSTAVPYCAWLLKGYFDTIPFEIDEAGRVDGLTPFGTFARLILPLAKPGLAVAAFYSFLTAFGEVAFASTFMLSDTKYTFAVGLQSFVSEHDAQRNLMAATAVLIAIPVSVFFYLVQKNLVTGLTAGGTKG, from the coding sequence ATGAGTACGACCACAGCTGAGAGCTCCGCCACGGTGTCCCCGACCGCGCCCGCACAGACACCCGGACGGATCCGCCGCCGCGGTGACAAGAGCCTCGCCGGCTCCCTCGTCTCGCACGGCATCCTGATCGTCGCGAGCCTGATCGCGCTGTTCCCGATCCTCTGGCTGGTCTTCCTGTCCCTCGGTCCGGACAAGGACGACTACCTCCACCCGGGCGGCATCTGGAAGAAGATGACGTTCGACAACTACTCGTTCGTCCTCCAGCACACGGCCTTCTTCGACTGGCTGAAGAGCTCGCTGATCGTCTCGCTCGGCACCACGGTGATCGGTGTGCTGATCGCCGCGACCACCGGGTACGCCGTGTCCCGTATGCGCTTTCCGGGCTACCGGAAGTTCATGTGGGTGCTCCTGGTCACGCAGATGTTCCCGGTGGCCGTACTCATGGTGCCGATGTACCAGATGCTCTCGGACCTCCAGCTCATCGACAGCTACCTTGGACTCGTCCTCGTGTACTGCTCGACGGCGGTCCCGTACTGTGCCTGGCTGCTGAAGGGCTACTTCGACACCATCCCGTTCGAGATCGACGAGGCCGGACGCGTCGACGGGCTGACCCCCTTCGGCACGTTCGCGCGGCTGATCCTGCCGCTCGCCAAGCCGGGACTGGCGGTCGCCGCGTTCTACAGCTTCCTCACCGCGTTCGGTGAGGTCGCGTTCGCCTCGACCTTCATGCTCTCCGACACGAAGTACACGTTCGCCGTGGGGCTGCAGAGCTTCGTGAGCGAACACGACGCCCAGCGGAACCTGATGGCCGCGACGGCGGTGCTGATCGCGATACCGGTGTCCGTGTTCTTCTACCTGGTGCAGAAGAACCTGGTGACCGGCCTCACCGCGGGCGGCACCAAGGGCTGA